In Deltaproteobacteria bacterium, the genomic stretch TCCTCTATGGAAGGAGAGTACCATGTAAAGGTTAAATCCAATATTGACAGGGTCGTGAAGAAAGCGATAGGGAAAAGAGTAGAAAAAGAGAGCAGACGCTTTGCAAAAGAACTGAAAAGGGAAATAGCAAAGAAAGTCAGCAAGCCCCTCGATGCGTTGAAAAAAGCCGGTGGCGGCCTGGGAGATCTGGACAAGATTCTGGAAGGCAATTTAAAGGACCTTGAAAGTCAGCTAAAGTCCTCCAAAAAGCTTTCGTCTAAAGGATTAAAATTCAAATTCTAATAGTCATCTTGTGAAAAAAATAATTATTGGTGTCATGGGGCCTGGTCCCGGCGCAACGAAAAAGGATATTGAAAATGCATTTTCCCTTGGCAGAGGGATTGCAGAAAATGGCTGGGCACTGCTGACGGGGGGAATGCCGAGCGGCGTCATGGAGGCGGCCAACCGTGGCGCAAAGGAGAGCGGTGGCCTGACAATAGGTATTTTGCCTGTTGACAGGAGTGATCTGGCCTCCCCATTTGTCGACATCCCCATTGCCACAGGGATGGGGAGCGCCCGCAATAATATCAATATTCTTTCCAGCCATATTGTCATTGCCTGCGGGATGGGCTCCGGAACGGCTTCCGAGATTGCCCTTGCTATCAAGGGGGGAAAGCAGGTTATTCTCATAAATGAGCTGGAGGAGAGCCACTCCTTTTTTGCCAGACTCTCCCCCCGGCAGGTTTTCATTGCCCAAAATGTTGATTCTGCCATGGGCCTTGTCCGGAAATACCTGGATAGTCTGCCGGCTGTTTCCAATTCTTAGGTTTTCCCTTCCCCACAGGTTTTTCACATGTGAACCCGATTAATACAGGAGAATTGTTGATTTTTAAGAAGATGCTACTTACAATAGGGCCCTTGGGAAAACAGTTTGAGAGGACGCATGAAGAGAGATGAAGCCGAAAAAAAGATAAGCAAACTCCGGCAGGAGATTAATTATCATAATTACCGTTATTATGCGCTCGATTCCCCGGAAATTTCAGATGCCCGCTATGATTCCATGTTGCGGGAACTTGAAGCCCTTGAAAAAGAATTTCCTGACCTGCTCACTCAGGACTCGCCGACGCAGAGAGTTGGCGCTCCTCCTCTTGAAGCTTTTGGCACACTGGAGCACTCCGTTCCCATGCTCTCTCTCCAGAACGCCATGAATGAAGAGGAGTTGCAGGATTTTGACAGGAAACTCAAACGTTTCCTTAAAGATGATTCACCGATTGAATATGTGGCTGAACTCAAAATGGATGGTCTTGCCGTTGAACTTGTTTATGAAAAGGGCCGCTTTTTGGAAGGATCCACCCGGGGTGATGGTTATAGCGGAGAAAATATTACCCTCAATCTGAAGACCGTCCGCTCCATTCCTTTAAGTCTTATCAGATGCAACGATAAAGAAATACCTCAAAAAATTACCGTAAGGGGCGAGGTATTTCTTGGCCTCGAAGCTTTTAACCGTTTAAACAGGGAAAGAGAAGGGGAGGGACTAATGACCTTTGCAAATCCCAGAAATGCCGCCGCCGGATCGCTCAGACAACTCGATTCATCGATTACGGCGAAGAGACCGCTCGATATTTACTGTTACGGTATTGGCGAATTTTCGGGGCTTGCGCTTTCAAGCCATTGGGAGATATTGGAAACACTCTCCAGGTCAGGCCTCAAGGTAAACCCTCTTGCGAGACGATGCGGTAATATCGATGAGGCTATCGAATATTTCAGGGAAATGGGCGGGAAAAGAGATGAGCTTCCTTATGAAATAGATGGCATTGTTGTTAAAGTAAATGACCTTCATCTTCAATCCAGACTTGGTGAAATTTCAAGAAGTCCCCGATGGGCCATAGCCTGCAAATTTCCGCCCTCTCAGGAAAACAGTGTTGTCAGGGACATTATTGCCAGTGTCGGCAGGACCGGGGCGCTGACGCCTGTTGCTATTCTGGAACCGGTAAAGGTTGGGGGCGTTGTCGTATCAAGGGCGACTCTTCACAACCAGGATGAGGTAGACAGAAAGGATGTTCGTCTGGGAGATACCGTTGTTATTCAAAGGGCCGGTGATGTTATACCCGAGGTAGTCACTGTTATTGTATCAAAAAGGCCGTCAGGAAGCATACCCTATCAGCTTCCCGGTAAATGCCCCGTTTGCGGCGGAAGAGTTATCCGGGAAGTTGCTTATCATCGCTGTGTTAACGTCTCCTGCCCTGCCCAGCT encodes the following:
- a CDS encoding TIGR00725 family protein, with the protein product MKKIIIGVMGPGPGATKKDIENAFSLGRGIAENGWALLTGGMPSGVMEAANRGAKESGGLTIGILPVDRSDLASPFVDIPIATGMGSARNNINILSSHIVIACGMGSGTASEIALAIKGGKQVILINELEESHSFFARLSPRQVFIAQNVDSAMGLVRKYLDSLPAVSNS
- the ligA gene encoding NAD-dependent DNA ligase LigA, whose protein sequence is MKRDEAEKKISKLRQEINYHNYRYYALDSPEISDARYDSMLRELEALEKEFPDLLTQDSPTQRVGAPPLEAFGTLEHSVPMLSLQNAMNEEELQDFDRKLKRFLKDDSPIEYVAELKMDGLAVELVYEKGRFLEGSTRGDGYSGENITLNLKTVRSIPLSLIRCNDKEIPQKITVRGEVFLGLEAFNRLNREREGEGLMTFANPRNAAAGSLRQLDSSITAKRPLDIYCYGIGEFSGLALSSHWEILETLSRSGLKVNPLARRCGNIDEAIEYFREMGGKRDELPYEIDGIVVKVNDLHLQSRLGEISRSPRWAIACKFPPSQENSVVRDIIASVGRTGALTPVAILEPVKVGGVVVSRATLHNQDEVDRKDVRLGDTVVIQRAGDVIPEVVTVIVSKRPSGSIPYQLPGKCPVCGGRVIREVAYHRCVNVSCPAQLKESISHFASKEGMNMDGLGFKHIEQMVEKGLIKDPGDLYYLSKEDILTLDRFAEKSAQNIIDSIEKSRETTLSRFIYSLGIRNVGSYTAKLLAKEFASVEPLKEASCEELLEIRDIGPEIAAAVSGFFEEEKNLLMVEKLLKGGIRFEKKHFSGSEKLAGKVFVLTGTLTTLKRDEAKALIEAEGGKVSGSVSSKTDYVVAGSEPGSKLEKARELEVSVLNEEELKKMLHNP